Part of the bacterium genome, CAGCGCGCGCAGATCGACGCCTCGGGCGTGAAACGCCTGGACCTGCTTTTCGGTCAGCCCCTGCTCCCAGGGGTCCGCATTGGGCATGTCGCTCGCTCCGCGCGACGCTCCGCTGTGGAACGGAAGCTGGCCGCCCGGAGCGGAGCGGCCCCCGTCGCGAACGGGTGCCTCCGGTGAGAGAGAGTAGCGCGCGCGACGATGACGACCGATCCTGTTCTGCAGGGGGTGTTCTTATGAACCCAATTGACCCGGACGATCTGTTCGATGTACGCGGCGAGGTGATCCCGGCGGTGCTGAGCGTGGACGAGACCGCCGAGAGGCTAAGCGTTCATCCACAGACGATTCACGCGATGATCAGGCGTGGCGAGCTGCGCGCGATTCGTGCGGGCCGCCGCGTGCTCGTGCCGATCCAGGCGATCGAAGACTTCGTGTGGGGCCGCCCAGCC contains:
- a CDS encoding helix-turn-helix domain-containing protein; the encoded protein is MIPAVLSVDETAERLSVHPQTIHAMIRRGELRAIRAGRRVLVPIQAIEDFVWGRPAAR